In the genome of Hymenobacter taeanensis, one region contains:
- a CDS encoding S8 family serine peptidase — MQKKQRNARLAWLLSATAIAASATFTACSEDAVQPSSAGVAQSSSDAKSDADVIPGQYIVVLKDGAVELSGSEPYTEKVKKVKAVGQGILKARGASADALGFAYGHALKGFSARLSAAEAKSLREDARVAYVEADKVISLGKPSSGGGTTQPAQVTPYGIARVGTGDGTGKTAWIIDTGIDLDHPDLNVDVARSKSFLTSGANYASPDDGNGHGTHVSGTIAAKNNTIGVVGVAANASVVAVRVLDSRGSGSNSGVIAGVDYVGANGKAGDVANMSLGGGVSQALDDAVLRASAGGVLFALAAGNETDNANNHSPARVNGANIFTISAMNNTDTWASFSNYGNPPVDYCMPGVNIQSTWLNGGYNTISGTSMATPHMAGVLLMKGKNFTTSGTVKNDPDGNPDTIAHL; from the coding sequence ATGCAGAAGAAACAACGCAATGCCCGCCTCGCTTGGCTCTTAAGTGCCACCGCAATTGCTGCCAGCGCTACCTTCACTGCCTGCTCGGAAGATGCTGTTCAGCCTTCCTCAGCCGGCGTAGCACAAAGCAGCAGCGATGCGAAAAGCGACGCTGACGTTATTCCTGGTCAGTACATTGTAGTACTGAAAGACGGTGCGGTTGAATTGAGTGGGAGTGAGCCTTACACCGAGAAAGTAAAGAAAGTTAAAGCAGTGGGACAGGGTATCCTGAAAGCCCGTGGCGCTAGCGCCGATGCGTTAGGCTTTGCCTACGGCCATGCCCTCAAAGGCTTCTCGGCTCGGCTGAGTGCTGCTGAGGCCAAATCTTTGCGCGAAGATGCCCGAGTGGCCTACGTAGAAGCTGACAAAGTTATTTCCCTGGGTAAGCCTTCTTCCGGCGGTGGTACTACCCAGCCCGCCCAGGTTACGCCCTACGGTATTGCGCGGGTAGGCACCGGCGACGGCACTGGCAAAACTGCCTGGATCATTGATACCGGCATCGACCTCGACCACCCCGATCTGAACGTAGACGTTGCCCGCAGCAAGTCGTTCCTGACCAGCGGCGCCAACTATGCTTCTCCTGACGATGGCAACGGCCACGGCACGCACGTATCGGGCACCATTGCGGCTAAAAACAACACCATTGGTGTAGTAGGTGTAGCTGCTAATGCTTCAGTAGTGGCAGTGCGGGTGCTTGACTCACGTGGTAGTGGCTCTAACTCCGGCGTTATTGCGGGTGTTGACTACGTAGGCGCCAACGGCAAAGCCGGTGATGTGGCCAACATGAGCCTCGGTGGCGGCGTTTCGCAGGCGCTGGATGATGCTGTTCTGCGGGCTTCCGCGGGTGGTGTACTCTTCGCGCTGGCCGCCGGCAACGAAACGGATAATGCCAACAATCACTCACCAGCTCGGGTGAATGGTGCCAACATCTTCACCATTTCGGCCATGAACAACACCGATACCTGGGCGTCGTTCTCCAACTACGGCAACCCACCGGTTGATTACTGCATGCCCGGCGTAAACATCCAGTCGACGTGGCTGAACGGTGGCTACAACACTATAAGCGGTACTTCTATGGCTACGCCGCACATGGCTGGCGTTCTGCTAATGAAAGGCAAGAACTTCACCACCAGCGGTACCGTGAAAAACGACCCAGACGGTAACCCCGATACTATCGCTCACCTGTAA
- a CDS encoding M1 family metallopeptidase, with amino-acid sequence MKLPALLAASLLSLSALAQQPLPVPRNLQATYAKGTRSESGLPGPKYWQNSADYKLTVSFDPSTRRVAGTATIAYNNQSPDSLRQIWFKLYPNLYQKGAARASSIKPEDVSEGIQIEKLTINGQTIDVSKLRADATNMPVPVSRAIGPKQTAQISATYSYILNKGSHTRTGEVEPNADFVAYFFPRIAVYDDIDGWNRNPYLGSQEFYNDFANFSADITVPKNFVVWATGDLTNTDKVLAKKYAKRLQDAEKKDGITNIITEDDLQRRDITAANAQNTWHFEAKNVTDFVFATTDHYVWQSSSLVVDPATKRRTRVDAVYNPKHKDYEEVIQFARKTVEAMSYTFPKWPFPYSHETIFDGLDQMEYPMMVNDNPTESRQDAITLTDHEIFHTMFPFYMGINETKYGWMDEGWATIGEWIISGIIDPKLDDDYGIAPYARGAATEDDVPIVTLSTQQTGTAFYLNSYPKPGLGYLYVKDMLGDELFTKALHTYIRNWNGKHPMPYDFFNSMNAGAGRNLNWFWQRWFFDSGYPDLAIQQVTKTGAGYDVVVESKGTKPVPVDLTITYADNSTEKLHRTIAVWESGTKTVTVPVVTTKAVKQVKLGATLVPDSYPKDNVWDGK; translated from the coding sequence ATGAAACTTCCCGCGCTACTCGCCGCTTCTCTCCTTTCTCTATCTGCACTGGCACAGCAGCCGCTGCCAGTGCCGCGCAATCTGCAGGCCACGTACGCCAAAGGCACCCGCTCTGAGAGTGGCCTACCGGGCCCCAAGTATTGGCAGAACTCCGCCGACTACAAGCTCACCGTTTCCTTCGACCCCAGTACCCGGCGCGTGGCCGGTACTGCCACTATTGCCTATAACAACCAAAGCCCCGACTCGTTGCGGCAGATCTGGTTCAAGCTCTATCCTAACCTCTATCAAAAAGGAGCAGCCCGGGCTTCTTCCATCAAGCCGGAAGATGTAAGCGAAGGCATACAAATTGAAAAGCTGACGATAAATGGCCAAACCATAGACGTGAGCAAGCTGCGTGCTGATGCTACCAACATGCCAGTGCCAGTTAGCCGCGCTATTGGGCCTAAGCAGACCGCTCAGATTTCTGCCACGTATTCCTATATCCTCAATAAGGGCTCCCACACCCGGACCGGAGAGGTAGAACCTAATGCGGATTTTGTGGCCTACTTCTTCCCGCGCATTGCGGTGTATGACGATATTGATGGCTGGAACCGCAACCCTTACCTCGGCTCCCAGGAGTTTTACAACGACTTCGCCAACTTCTCCGCCGACATCACCGTGCCCAAAAACTTTGTGGTGTGGGCCACCGGCGACCTGACCAACACCGATAAGGTCCTTGCAAAAAAGTATGCCAAGCGCCTCCAGGATGCTGAGAAGAAAGATGGCATCACCAACATCATTACCGAAGATGACCTGCAGCGCCGCGATATTACGGCCGCCAACGCTCAAAACACCTGGCACTTTGAGGCCAAGAACGTAACGGATTTCGTGTTTGCTACCACCGACCACTACGTGTGGCAGTCGAGCAGCTTAGTGGTTGACCCCGCTACCAAGCGCCGCACCCGTGTTGATGCGGTTTATAACCCCAAGCACAAGGATTACGAGGAGGTAATTCAGTTTGCGCGCAAAACGGTGGAGGCCATGTCCTATACCTTCCCGAAGTGGCCCTTCCCCTACTCCCACGAAACCATCTTTGATGGCCTCGACCAGATGGAGTACCCGATGATGGTGAACGACAACCCCACGGAAAGCCGCCAGGATGCCATCACCCTCACCGACCACGAGATATTCCACACGATGTTTCCATTCTACATGGGCATCAATGAAACCAAGTACGGCTGGATGGATGAAGGCTGGGCTACCATTGGCGAGTGGATAATCTCGGGCATCATTGACCCCAAGCTGGACGACGACTATGGCATTGCTCCCTATGCCCGCGGCGCAGCCACCGAAGACGATGTGCCGATTGTCACGCTCAGCACTCAACAGACCGGTACGGCTTTCTACCTCAACTCTTACCCCAAACCTGGCCTAGGCTACCTCTACGTGAAGGATATGCTGGGTGATGAGTTGTTCACGAAGGCGCTGCACACCTACATCCGGAACTGGAACGGCAAGCACCCCATGCCCTATGACTTCTTCAATTCCATGAACGCTGGGGCGGGCCGCAACCTCAACTGGTTTTGGCAGCGCTGGTTCTTCGACTCAGGTTACCCTGACCTCGCCATTCAGCAAGTCACGAAAACCGGTGCTGGCTATGATGTTGTAGTAGAATCGAAAGGCACAAAGCCCGTACCCGTTGACCTCACCATCACTTACGCCGACAACTCCACGGAGAAGCTGCACCGCACTATCGCCGTCTGGGAATCGGGCACCAAAACCGTTACAGTACCCGTCGTCACTACTAAAGCGGTGAAACAAGTGAAACTAGGCGCTACCCTCGTGCCCGACAGCTACCCGAAGGATAATGTGTGGGACGGGAAGTAA
- a CDS encoding sigma-54-dependent transcriptional regulator, whose translation MPRILIIDDEKAIRHTLKEILEYESYQVDQAEDGPTGLDMLIRDKYDVVLCDIKMPKMDGIEVLERARIVAPDAAFIMVSAHGNVEMAVDATKKGAYDFLQKPPDLNRLLVTVRNALDRTKLVTETKTLKKKIAKSSEMVGDSAALGAVRKAIEKVAPTDARVLITGPNGAGKEMVARQLHEQSNRAGGPMIEVNCAAIPSELIESELFGHEKGSFTSAVKQRIGKFEQADGGTLFLDEIGDMSLSAQAKVLRALQESKITRVGGEKEISVNVRVLAATNKDLLQEIADKNFREDLYHRLSVILIQVPALNDRREDIPALIEKFLQDIANDYGNKPKKIDAAALKYLQGLDWRGNIRELRNVVERLVIMSDATISEEDARAFAGK comes from the coding sequence ATGCCTCGCATCTTAATTATTGACGACGAAAAAGCCATTCGGCACACGCTGAAGGAGATTCTCGAATACGAAAGCTACCAGGTAGATCAGGCCGAGGATGGCCCTACTGGCCTGGACATGCTCATCCGGGATAAATACGATGTGGTACTCTGCGACATCAAAATGCCCAAGATGGATGGCATTGAAGTGCTGGAGCGGGCTCGCATTGTGGCCCCCGATGCCGCCTTTATTATGGTGTCAGCCCACGGCAACGTAGAAATGGCGGTGGACGCCACCAAAAAAGGGGCCTACGACTTCCTGCAGAAACCACCAGACCTGAACCGCCTGCTGGTAACGGTGCGCAACGCCCTCGACCGTACCAAGCTGGTGACGGAAACCAAGACGCTCAAAAAGAAGATTGCCAAAAGCTCCGAAATGGTTGGCGACTCGGCAGCCCTTGGGGCGGTGCGCAAGGCCATTGAGAAGGTAGCCCCCACCGATGCCCGCGTGCTGATAACCGGCCCCAACGGCGCTGGTAAGGAGATGGTAGCCCGGCAGCTGCACGAGCAAAGCAACCGCGCCGGTGGCCCCATGATTGAGGTAAACTGCGCCGCTATTCCTTCTGAGCTCATTGAGTCGGAGCTGTTTGGCCATGAGAAGGGCTCCTTCACCTCTGCCGTAAAGCAGCGCATTGGTAAATTTGAGCAGGCTGACGGGGGCACCCTGTTTCTGGATGAAATCGGCGACATGAGCCTTTCGGCCCAGGCCAAAGTGCTCCGCGCCTTGCAGGAAAGCAAGATTACCCGTGTAGGCGGCGAGAAAGAGATTTCGGTGAACGTGCGCGTTCTGGCCGCAACCAACAAAGACCTGCTCCAGGAAATTGCCGACAAAAACTTTCGCGAAGACCTCTACCACCGCCTCTCCGTTATCCTGATTCAGGTTCCGGCCCTCAACGACCGGCGCGAGGATATTCCGGCGCTTATTGAGAAGTTCCTGCAGGACATTGCCAATGATTATGGCAATAAGCCCAAGAAGATAGATGCCGCTGCCCTTAAGTACCTGCAGGGCCTCGACTGGCGCGGCAACATCAGGGAATTGCGCAACGTGGTAGAGCGCCTCGTGATTATGAGCGACGCTACCATCTCGGAAGAAGACGCCCGCGCATTTGCCGGCAAATAA
- a CDS encoding membrane or secreted protein, translated as MFQTFLSSIAISRGLLKALLPLVLGLLLFTVGQVQAQEVLPATANVYVDPAGVLRWEGSRQEVALFGVNYTAPFAYSYRAHRKLGVKLEQAIDQDVYHLSRLGVNAFRVHVWDVEITDTLGNLLENEHLRLLDYLIQRLKQRHIKIVLTPIAYWGNGYPEADTAMTGFSSIYPKGKAYNTPRAIKAQENYLAQFLNHRNTYTGQLNREDPDIIAYEVCNEPHYRQPEAEVSLFIERMVKAMRATGYRKPIFYNIAESPAVSNAILNSPVDGFTFQWYPSGLVNGHTLRGNPLPFVDQYPIPYQQDPRFSGKPRLVYEFESGDILNPVMYLTMARSFRAAGFQWATQFAYDPLALAYANTEYQTHYLNLAYTPAKALSLLIAGKVFRQVKRGQQFPAYPADTAFNGFRVSYRNGLSELNSPTEFYYTGTTATRPTKPAALRHVAGTGSSPVASYEGTGAYFLDRVATGIWRLEVMPDATAVRDPFATTSLRQPVTRIDWNTQPMRLTLPGLGTNYSVRAINSGNSFQGVASNATIGLAPGVYLVAAKGKATSAYTAQTPLGAIKLGEFVAPASSGQPAQVVHTPQVQVAAGRPATIQATIAGASPTDSVLLIAQHFYGQTRQLPMRRLTQTTAEATVPAELLYPGLLRYWIVLRHNGRNTTFPGSFAGSPRDWDYAPKEHWEAPIVAASTPLPLFRASQDQQRVEAGGISGGGWADYITTASGQLALRLLQAPPAATAAPTTPEAPVAFLRAYFGDRLAARANEAGNFKEVVLRARRSVGAGAVQLVLTTQDAAAYVASVELGPEIQEVRVPLATFRLGAQVLLPRAYPGFLPLTFRAPGPAALPITQAEALQVLLLPGPVQSGQERPYLDIESISLQ; from the coding sequence ATGTTTCAGACTTTCCTTTCTTCTATTGCCATCTCGCGGGGCTTACTGAAAGCGTTGCTACCGCTGGTGCTAGGCCTGTTGCTTTTTACGGTAGGCCAGGTACAGGCGCAGGAGGTACTGCCCGCCACGGCCAATGTATACGTTGACCCCGCCGGGGTACTCCGGTGGGAAGGCAGCCGCCAGGAAGTAGCGTTGTTTGGCGTAAACTACACCGCACCTTTCGCTTACTCATATCGGGCTCACCGGAAGCTGGGCGTTAAGCTAGAGCAGGCCATTGACCAGGATGTATACCATCTGTCGCGCCTGGGTGTGAATGCGTTTCGGGTACACGTCTGGGATGTGGAAATTACCGATACGCTAGGCAACCTGCTGGAGAATGAGCACTTACGCCTGCTCGATTACTTGATTCAGCGGCTGAAGCAGCGCCACATTAAAATTGTGCTTACGCCTATTGCCTATTGGGGCAATGGCTACCCGGAGGCTGATACTGCCATGACGGGCTTCTCCTCTATTTACCCGAAAGGCAAAGCTTACAATACTCCCCGCGCTATTAAAGCCCAGGAGAACTATCTGGCGCAGTTCCTGAACCACCGCAACACCTATACGGGGCAGCTTAACCGTGAGGACCCAGACATCATTGCCTATGAAGTCTGCAATGAGCCCCACTACCGCCAGCCAGAGGCAGAGGTAAGCTTATTTATAGAGCGTATGGTGAAAGCCATGCGAGCTACAGGATACCGCAAGCCCATCTTCTATAACATAGCCGAAAGCCCGGCCGTATCGAATGCCATCCTTAACAGCCCCGTTGATGGGTTTACGTTTCAATGGTATCCCTCGGGCCTAGTGAATGGGCACACGCTGCGCGGTAATCCGCTGCCGTTTGTAGATCAGTACCCGATTCCGTACCAGCAGGACCCGCGCTTTAGTGGTAAGCCTCGCCTGGTGTATGAGTTTGAATCGGGCGACATCCTCAATCCGGTGATGTACCTTACGATGGCCCGCAGTTTTAGGGCGGCGGGTTTCCAGTGGGCCACTCAGTTTGCCTACGATCCGCTGGCCCTGGCCTACGCCAACACCGAGTACCAGACCCACTACCTCAACCTGGCCTACACGCCCGCTAAGGCCCTGAGCCTCCTGATTGCCGGCAAGGTGTTCCGCCAGGTGAAGCGGGGGCAGCAGTTTCCCGCTTACCCCGCCGATACTGCCTTCAATGGGTTTAGGGTGAGCTACCGCAATGGCCTGAGCGAATTGAACTCGCCTACTGAGTTCTATTACACCGGAACCACCGCTACCAGGCCCACCAAGCCCGCAGCATTGCGCCACGTAGCAGGTACTGGCTCCTCGCCGGTAGCTAGCTATGAGGGCACTGGCGCTTACTTTCTTGACCGAGTAGCTACGGGTATCTGGCGGCTGGAGGTGATGCCGGACGCCACCGCCGTGCGCGACCCGTTTGCCACTACTTCTCTCCGCCAGCCCGTTACCCGCATTGATTGGAATACCCAGCCCATGCGCCTCACCTTACCTGGCCTAGGCACCAACTACTCTGTGCGAGCAATAAACTCAGGCAACAGCTTCCAGGGTGTGGCCAGTAACGCCACCATTGGCTTAGCGCCGGGCGTGTATCTGGTAGCGGCCAAGGGCAAAGCTACCAGTGCCTATACCGCGCAAACTCCCTTGGGCGCCATTAAGCTGGGTGAGTTCGTTGCCCCTGCCTCCTCGGGTCAGCCTGCTCAGGTAGTGCATACGCCGCAGGTGCAGGTGGCCGCCGGCCGCCCGGCCACCATCCAAGCTACTATTGCAGGAGCCAGCCCCACCGACTCGGTACTGCTTATTGCGCAGCACTTTTATGGCCAGACCCGCCAGCTACCCATGCGCCGCCTTACGCAGACTACGGCTGAGGCCACGGTGCCCGCTGAACTGCTCTACCCCGGCCTGCTCCGGTACTGGATTGTGCTCCGGCACAACGGCCGCAACACCACCTTCCCGGGTAGCTTTGCCGGTAGCCCCCGCGACTGGGACTACGCCCCTAAAGAGCACTGGGAAGCCCCAATTGTAGCGGCAAGCACACCGCTGCCGCTATTCCGAGCGAGCCAAGACCAGCAGCGCGTGGAGGCTGGTGGCATTAGTGGCGGCGGGTGGGCCGATTATATAACCACCGCCTCCGGCCAGCTGGCGTTGCGCTTGTTGCAGGCACCACCCGCTGCTACAGCAGCCCCCACTACCCCAGAAGCACCCGTGGCTTTCCTGCGAGCCTACTTCGGCGACCGGCTGGCAGCCCGAGCCAATGAGGCCGGTAACTTCAAGGAAGTAGTACTGCGGGCCCGGCGCAGCGTGGGCGCGGGCGCGGTGCAGCTGGTGCTGACCACTCAGGATGCCGCCGCGTACGTAGCGTCAGTAGAGTTAGGCCCTGAAATACAGGAAGTCAGAGTACCACTCGCGACTTTCAGGCTGGGGGCGCAGGTACTGCTTCCTCGTGCTTACCCGGGTTTTCTGCCCCTCACGTTCCGGGCTCCGGGCCCGGCTGCATTGCCCATAACCCAGGCAGAAGCGCTACAGGTGCTCCTTTTACCTGGCCCGGTGCAAAGTGGCCAGGAGCGGCCCTACCTCGACATTGAGTCTATTTCTCTGCAATAA
- a CDS encoding acyl transferase — protein sequence MSFRDEYLSALPHLTAADAPAAALGLFRYQARQCAPYREYLRTLGRDPQAVTRLEDIPFLPIEFFKTHNVRTDASEWAPAETFLSSGTTQQQRSHHYVRDPLLYRQHAARIFEHYYGPLTHWTVLALLPSYLEQGQSSLVAMVDYFAQQSGQYQGAFFLHNHKALLAALREAQQDTSRQVLLIGVSYALLDLVEAYAGDPALHGLTVLETGGMKGRRREMIREELHEELRKGFGPVGIHSEYGMTELLGQAYSFGDGRFYAPPQLRILLRDPSDPFSVSTSLEAGAINIIDLANVDSCAFIETKDLARMHPDGSFEVLGRLDNSDIRGCNQMV from the coding sequence ATGAGTTTCCGCGACGAGTATTTGTCTGCCCTACCCCACCTGACTGCGGCCGATGCACCCGCGGCGGCGCTAGGCCTGTTCCGTTATCAGGCCCGGCAGTGCGCACCCTACCGCGAGTACTTACGGACTCTGGGCCGCGACCCGCAGGCCGTGACTCGTCTGGAGGACATACCCTTTCTGCCCATTGAGTTCTTCAAGACCCACAACGTGCGTACCGATGCCTCGGAGTGGGCGCCGGCTGAAACCTTTCTGAGCAGCGGCACTACGCAACAGCAGCGCAGCCACCACTACGTGCGCGACCCGTTGCTGTACCGCCAGCACGCGGCGCGCATCTTTGAGCACTACTACGGCCCCCTCACCCACTGGACTGTTCTGGCGCTGCTGCCCTCGTACCTGGAGCAGGGGCAGTCGTCATTGGTGGCCATGGTAGATTATTTCGCCCAGCAATCGGGGCAATACCAGGGAGCTTTTTTCCTGCACAACCACAAGGCTTTGCTGGCGGCTCTGCGTGAAGCTCAGCAGGATACCTCGCGTCAGGTGCTATTGATTGGGGTAAGCTACGCCCTGCTGGATCTGGTAGAGGCCTACGCCGGCGACCCGGCGCTGCATGGCCTCACAGTATTGGAAACCGGCGGTATGAAGGGTCGGCGCCGCGAGATGATTCGGGAGGAATTGCATGAGGAACTGCGGAAAGGTTTTGGGCCCGTAGGTATCCATTCAGAGTATGGCATGACGGAATTGCTAGGCCAGGCTTACAGCTTCGGCGACGGCCGCTTCTACGCCCCGCCGCAACTGCGCATCCTCCTGCGCGACCCTTCCGACCCATTTTCGGTATCAACATCACTAGAGGCTGGTGCTATCAATATTATTGACCTGGCCAATGTGGATAGCTGCGCCTTTATTGAAACCAAAGACTTAGCCCGCATGCACCCCGATGGTTCCTTTGAGGTACTGGGCCGGCTCGATAACTCCGATATCAGGGGATGTAATCAGATGGTATAG
- a CDS encoding alpha-ketoacid dehydrogenase subunit alpha/beta, which translates to MSTAETADLMVTAATLSKEELLRDYRLGWESRQASLAGRKEVFMGKAKFGIFGDGKEVPQLAMARAFRAGDWRSGYYRDQTFMLAIGELTLQQYFAQLYAHPDVEAEPSTAGRAMNGHFGTRLLDEDGQFKNLAESKNSSADISPTGGQMPRLVGLAYASKLYRQNPELHSMTQFSVNGNEVAFGTIGNASTSEGMFFEALNAAGVLQIPMLVSVWDDHYGISVPAEYQTTKQNISEILKGLQREGEGQEGFEIFVVKGWDYAALVDTYQRAAEVCRAQHVPVLIHVTEVTQPQGHSTSGSHERYKSKDRLSWEEEHDCLRKMREWLLSEGQALEEELDQIENEAKETVKQARVAAWEAFFNPIKQERTEVVALLNKLVTETGTEHQIHELVEPLAHNPAPIRADLVRTVRRVLRRVRTMRSNARRDLQNWLEQALAENADRYNSYLFSQSEEAALNIEEIKAEFAPNTPQVDGREVLQACFEANFRRDPRIFAIGEDVGRIGDVNQAFAGLQEKFGELRVTDTGIRECTIVGQGIGAAMRGLRPITEIQYLDYLLYAIQILSDDVASLQYRTKGGQKAPLIVRTRGHRLEGIWHSGSPIQMILGSIRGIHLCVPRDMTQAAGFYNTLLRADEPAIVIECLNGYRLKERIPQNVGEFTVPLGVPEVIREGEDLTIVTYGSMCRIVQDAAKQLEEVGISVEVIDVQTLLPFDIEQVISDSIRKTNRVLFADEDVPGGATAYMMQQVVDGQGAYQLLDSAPRCLSAQAHRPPYGSDGDYFSKPNAEDVFDIVYEMMQEADPKRFPAIY; encoded by the coding sequence ATGTCCACCGCTGAAACTGCCGATTTAATGGTCACTGCTGCCACCTTAAGCAAAGAAGAACTGCTTCGTGATTACCGCCTGGGGTGGGAAAGCCGGCAGGCCTCGCTGGCGGGGCGCAAAGAAGTATTCATGGGCAAGGCCAAGTTTGGCATCTTCGGCGACGGCAAGGAAGTTCCGCAGCTGGCCATGGCCCGCGCCTTCCGGGCCGGCGACTGGCGCTCCGGCTACTACCGCGACCAGACGTTCATGCTGGCCATCGGCGAGCTGACCCTGCAGCAATACTTTGCCCAGCTATATGCCCACCCCGATGTAGAGGCAGAGCCCTCCACGGCTGGCCGCGCCATGAACGGCCACTTCGGCACGCGCCTGCTCGACGAAGACGGCCAGTTTAAGAACCTCGCCGAAAGCAAAAACTCTTCTGCTGATATCTCGCCCACAGGTGGCCAAATGCCGCGCCTCGTAGGCCTGGCCTACGCCTCTAAGCTGTACCGCCAGAACCCCGAGCTGCACTCCATGACGCAGTTTTCGGTAAACGGCAACGAGGTAGCCTTCGGGACTATTGGTAACGCCAGCACCTCAGAGGGTATGTTCTTCGAGGCCCTGAATGCAGCCGGCGTACTGCAGATTCCCATGCTGGTAAGCGTGTGGGACGACCACTATGGCATCTCGGTGCCGGCTGAGTACCAGACGACGAAGCAGAATATTTCAGAAATCCTGAAAGGCCTGCAACGCGAAGGTGAGGGCCAGGAAGGCTTCGAGATATTTGTGGTAAAAGGCTGGGATTATGCTGCTCTGGTTGATACTTACCAGCGTGCTGCTGAAGTCTGCCGCGCCCAGCACGTGCCTGTGCTCATTCACGTAACAGAAGTAACCCAGCCGCAAGGCCACAGTACTTCCGGCTCACACGAACGCTACAAGAGTAAAGACCGCCTGAGCTGGGAAGAGGAGCACGACTGCTTGCGCAAGATGCGCGAGTGGCTGCTCTCTGAAGGCCAAGCTTTGGAGGAGGAGCTGGATCAGATCGAAAACGAAGCCAAGGAAACCGTTAAACAGGCTCGTGTGGCAGCCTGGGAGGCTTTCTTCAACCCCATTAAGCAGGAGCGCACCGAGGTGGTAGCCCTGCTCAACAAGCTGGTGACTGAAACCGGTACTGAGCACCAGATTCACGAGCTGGTGGAGCCGCTGGCTCATAACCCAGCACCCATCCGCGCCGATTTGGTGCGGACGGTGCGCCGGGTGTTGCGCCGCGTCCGGACGATGCGCAGCAATGCCCGCCGCGACCTGCAGAACTGGCTGGAGCAGGCCTTGGCTGAAAACGCTGACCGCTACAACTCTTACTTGTTTAGCCAGAGCGAAGAAGCAGCCCTTAACATCGAAGAGATCAAAGCTGAGTTTGCCCCCAACACCCCGCAGGTAGATGGGCGGGAGGTGCTGCAGGCGTGCTTTGAAGCCAACTTCCGCCGCGATCCACGCATTTTTGCCATCGGCGAAGATGTAGGCCGCATCGGCGACGTGAACCAGGCGTTTGCTGGCCTGCAGGAGAAATTTGGGGAGCTGCGCGTTACGGATACCGGCATTCGGGAGTGCACCATTGTGGGGCAGGGCATTGGTGCTGCCATGCGTGGCCTACGCCCCATCACCGAAATTCAGTACCTAGATTATCTGCTCTACGCCATCCAGATCCTCAGTGATGATGTGGCCAGCTTGCAGTACCGTACCAAGGGTGGCCAGAAGGCTCCGCTCATTGTTCGGACGCGGGGGCACCGCCTCGAAGGCATCTGGCACAGCGGCTCACCCATCCAAATGATTTTGGGCAGCATCAGGGGCATACACTTGTGCGTACCGCGCGACATGACCCAGGCCGCCGGCTTCTATAACACGCTGCTGCGGGCCGATGAGCCGGCCATTGTGATTGAGTGCCTCAACGGCTACCGCCTCAAAGAGCGCATTCCGCAAAACGTGGGCGAATTTACGGTGCCTTTGGGCGTGCCAGAAGTTATTCGGGAGGGGGAAGACCTGACTATTGTCACCTACGGCTCTATGTGCCGGATTGTGCAGGACGCCGCCAAGCAACTGGAGGAAGTAGGCATTTCCGTGGAGGTTATCGACGTGCAGACCCTATTGCCTTTCGATATTGAGCAGGTGATTTCTGACAGCATTCGCAAGACCAACCGGGTATTGTTTGCCGACGAAGACGTACCTGGTGGTGCAACGGCCTACATGATGCAGCAGGTAGTTGACGGGCAGGGAGCCTATCAACTCCTCGACTCCGCTCCGCGCTGCCTTTCGGCGCAGGCTCACCGCCCACCCTACGGCTCCGATGGTGACTACTTCTCCAAGCCCAACGCCGAGGACGTATTCGACATCGTGTATGAGATGATGCAAGAGGCTGACCCCAAGCGCTTCCCTGCTATTTACTAG